One genomic region from Pecten maximus chromosome 5, xPecMax1.1, whole genome shotgun sequence encodes:
- the LOC117327286 gene encoding uncharacterized protein LOC117327286: protein MSVASTNSLIRYEDELRRRLEKLSRTYDLTTMKIFMVVECVGEEMVCSTYNPHQRVRWESFLSRKEACRLDLSKHVKNRTRYQDFLHNISREEQGKDFHEAMMRYFHGKGATDAFGQVTRVNSNFSFCNHICQLFERKLDTWFQSSEAVAVKLTGHVKVSNFVRVMTGQVDALCHRDEYMYAINIKITGMDTPRPLDLAEMCLYKALVIQNGLCDPDLLKLCLLTLHLTEEKPILRFWEYTPTDEMEQAIREADVDRLIDAGKLSQYHEFWKDNVHLPPLSSMYSGSSREG from the exons ATGTCAGTCGCCTCGACGAACTCATTAATTCGTTATGAGGACGAACTTCGTCGCCGACTTGAAAAATTATCCCGGACCTACGACCTGACCACCATGAAAATATTCATGGTGGTTGAATGTGTCGGAGAGGAAATGGTCTGTAGTACGTACAATCCGCACCAAAGGGTCCGATGGGAGTCATTCTTGTCCAGGAAAGAGGCGTGCCGTTTGGACCTGAGCAAGCACGTGAAGAATCGCACGAGATATCAGGATTTTCTCCATAACATTTCCAGAGAAGAGCAAGGTAAAGACTTCCACGAGGCTATGATGAGGTATTTCCACGGGAAGGGAGCTACGGATGCATTTGGACAGGTAACTCGCGTGAACAGTAACTTCAGTTTTTGCAATCACATCTGTCAGTTGTTCGAGCGAAAATTGGACACATGGTTTCAATCGTCTGAGGCGGTTGCTGTGAAATTGACAGGTCATGTGAAGGTGTCGAACTTTGTGCGCGTGATGACAGGGCAAGTAGACGCCTTATGTCACAGAGACGAATACATGTATGCAATAAATATCAAGATCACGGGAATGGACACACCGAGGCCGCTGGACCTGGCCGAAATGTGTTTGTACAAAGCTTTGGTGATCCAAAATGGACTCTGTGACCCCGATCTACTCAAACTCTGTTTGCTCACCCTTCATCTTACGGAAGAGAAACCGATTCTTCGATTCTGGGAATATACTCCGACTGATGAAATGGAACAGGCCATTCGGGAAGCAGATGTAGATAGGTTGATCGACGCCGGAAAGTTGAGCCAGTATCACGAATTCTGGAAAGACAACGTTCATCTACCCCCGTTATCATCGATGTATTCCGGTTCGTCCAg GGAGGGCTGA